One window of Robiginitalea biformata HTCC2501 genomic DNA carries:
- the lgt gene encoding prolipoprotein diacylglyceryl transferase translates to MFLLGFTWNPDDTLFKLGVLQIKYYNLLWIIAFAVGWYLMKQIFQREGRSREQLDALFIYAVLATMLGARLGHVFFYDWDYYSSHLVEILLPIREQAGSSLFGIINGYEFTGFTGLASHGAAIGVIIGMYLFTRKYSSFNMLWVLDRIVIPVSLGAFLVRLGNFFNSEINGKITDASFFLATRFVRDSDDMPAGQAMHITGERTPEAAYRALTDDPQFAEHLQAIPFRHPAQLYEGLLYIGVFAILYWLYWKTSKAARPGYLFGLFLVLLWSIRFVVEFVKKSQGGFEDTLGYLSTGQWLSIPFVLLGLYFMFRPTKPASHA, encoded by the coding sequence ATGTTTCTACTAGGTTTCACCTGGAATCCGGACGATACGCTGTTCAAGCTCGGGGTGTTGCAGATCAAATACTATAACCTCCTTTGGATTATCGCCTTCGCCGTCGGGTGGTACCTGATGAAGCAGATCTTTCAGCGCGAAGGCCGTTCCCGGGAGCAGCTGGATGCCCTTTTTATCTATGCCGTACTGGCCACCATGCTGGGTGCGCGCCTCGGGCATGTGTTTTTCTACGACTGGGATTACTACAGCAGCCACCTGGTAGAGATATTGCTTCCCATCCGCGAACAGGCCGGGAGCAGCCTCTTTGGAATTATCAACGGGTATGAGTTTACCGGCTTTACCGGTTTGGCCAGCCACGGGGCCGCTATCGGAGTAATTATCGGGATGTACCTCTTTACGAGGAAGTACAGTTCCTTCAACATGCTCTGGGTCCTGGACCGGATTGTCATCCCCGTCTCCCTGGGGGCCTTCCTGGTTCGCCTGGGAAATTTTTTCAACTCCGAAATAAACGGCAAAATCACGGATGCCTCCTTTTTCCTGGCAACCCGTTTCGTCCGGGATTCGGACGACATGCCGGCGGGCCAGGCCATGCACATTACCGGGGAACGCACCCCGGAGGCCGCCTACAGGGCCCTGACAGACGACCCGCAATTTGCGGAACACCTCCAGGCCATCCCCTTCCGGCACCCGGCCCAGTTGTACGAGGGCCTGTTGTATATCGGCGTTTTTGCGATCCTTTACTGGCTCTACTGGAAGACCTCCAAGGCCGCTCGTCCCGGGTACCTCTTTGGCCTGTTCCTCGTATTGCTGTGGAGCATCCGGTTTGTCGTGGAATTCGTTAAGAAGAGCCAGGGCGGGTTTGAAGATACCCTGGGATATCTCTCCACCGGCCAGTGGCTCAGCATCCCCTTTGTCCTTTTGGGCCTGTATTTTATGTTTCGGCCCACTAAGCCTGCAAGCCATGCCTGA
- the yidD gene encoding membrane protein insertion efficiency factor YidD, whose protein sequence is MKNKLALPLIWLVRGYQRYVSPLTPPSCRYSPTCSQYTLEALKKHGVFKGGWLALKRIASCHPWGGSGYDPVP, encoded by the coding sequence ATGAAAAACAAACTCGCCTTGCCGCTTATCTGGCTGGTGCGCGGGTACCAGCGCTATGTTTCCCCCCTGACCCCGCCGAGTTGCCGCTACAGCCCTACCTGTTCCCAATATACCCTGGAGGCGCTGAAGAAACACGGGGTGTTCAAAGGGGGCTGGCTGGCGTTGAAGCGGATTGCTTCTTGTCATCCATGGGGCGGTTCCGGCTACGACCCGGTGCCCTGA
- the cysS gene encoding cysteine--tRNA ligase: protein MALYTEQTLKVHNSLTGTKETFTPIHEGHVGMYVCGPTVYSNVHLGNCRTFMSFDLIFRYLRHLGYKVRFVRNITDAGHLEDDADQGEDKIAKKARLEKIEPMEVVQRYTVDFHNILQRFNLLPPSIEPTATGHIVEQIEIIKVIMGRGYAYEKNGSVYFDVKRFNQDYEYGKLSGRKLEDMIANTRELTAQDEKRNPQDFALWKKAEPQHIMRWPSPWGEGFPGWHLECTVMSTKYLGDTFDIHGGGMDLKFPHHECEIAQAEAGNDQSPVRYWLHANMLTLNGKKMAKSTGNNLLPGEIFSGENDILSKPFAPTVVRFFMMQAHYTSILDLSDEALLAAEKGYNRLMEAMEQLPGLPTGKTSDFDVAAWRQRCYDAMNDDFNSPVLIAQLFEAVKTINLVRDGKQSLSPADRDTLQETMEGFAFEVLGLEPGRSQTQETEKLEGVMKLVIDLRNQARANKDYHTSDQIRDTLSELGIQLKDGKEGTTFTL from the coding sequence ATGGCGCTCTACACGGAACAAACCCTTAAAGTCCACAATTCCCTTACCGGGACCAAGGAAACCTTCACCCCCATCCACGAAGGCCACGTAGGCATGTACGTCTGCGGGCCGACCGTTTACAGCAACGTCCACCTGGGGAACTGCCGGACCTTCATGTCCTTTGACCTGATTTTCAGGTACCTCAGGCACCTGGGCTATAAAGTCCGGTTCGTGCGCAACATTACGGATGCGGGCCACCTGGAGGACGATGCCGACCAGGGGGAAGACAAGATCGCCAAGAAGGCGCGGCTCGAGAAAATCGAGCCCATGGAGGTGGTGCAGCGCTATACGGTGGATTTCCACAACATCCTGCAGCGCTTCAACCTGCTCCCCCCGAGTATCGAACCCACGGCTACAGGCCATATTGTGGAGCAGATCGAGATCATCAAGGTGATTATGGGCCGGGGATACGCCTATGAGAAGAACGGCTCGGTGTACTTCGACGTAAAACGGTTCAACCAGGATTACGAGTACGGCAAGCTGAGCGGCAGGAAGCTGGAGGACATGATTGCGAATACCCGCGAACTGACCGCCCAGGACGAAAAACGAAACCCGCAGGATTTTGCCTTGTGGAAAAAGGCCGAGCCCCAGCACATCATGCGCTGGCCTTCTCCCTGGGGGGAAGGATTCCCGGGCTGGCACCTGGAATGCACCGTAATGAGCACCAAGTACCTGGGGGATACTTTTGATATCCACGGGGGTGGCATGGACCTGAAATTCCCGCACCACGAATGCGAGATTGCCCAGGCCGAGGCAGGGAACGACCAGTCGCCCGTCCGCTACTGGCTGCATGCCAACATGCTTACCCTGAATGGCAAGAAAATGGCCAAATCCACCGGGAACAACTTGCTCCCGGGGGAGATTTTCAGCGGGGAAAACGACATCCTGAGCAAGCCGTTTGCGCCAACGGTGGTCCGCTTCTTTATGATGCAGGCCCACTACACAAGCATCCTGGATTTGAGTGACGAGGCCCTGCTCGCGGCAGAAAAGGGATACAACCGCCTGATGGAAGCCATGGAACAGCTCCCCGGCCTGCCCACCGGCAAGACGTCCGATTTCGATGTGGCTGCGTGGCGGCAACGCTGCTATGACGCGATGAATGACGATTTCAACAGCCCGGTACTGATTGCCCAGCTGTTCGAAGCCGTCAAGACCATCAATCTGGTCCGGGACGGGAAACAATCGCTTTCCCCGGCCGACCGGGATACGCTGCAGGAAACCATGGAAGGCTTTGCCTTTGAGGTGCTCGGGTTGGAACCTGGACGGAGCCAAACCCAGGAAACCGAGAAACTGGAAGGTGTAATGAAGCTGGTCATCGACCTTCGGAACCAGGCCCGGGCGAACAAGGATTACCATACTTCCGACCAGATCCGGGACACCCTTTCGGAACTCGGAATCCAACTCAAGGACGGCAAGGAAGGGACGACCTTTACCCTCTAA
- the folE gene encoding GTP cyclohydrolase I FolE — protein sequence MKTDPALETSRESFMEDHFTGKEETPLREDAFRLSDEEKIDRIRQNVRDILLTLGMDLNDDSLRGTPDRVAKMYVKEIFAGLHPDRRPKSSTFDNKYKYGEMLVEKNITVYSTCEHHLLPIVGKAHIAYISGGSVVGLSKMNRIVDYYARRPQVQERMNIQIVRELQRVLGTEDVACVIDAKHLCVNSRGIRDVDSSTVTSEYGGRFKEEESLRREFLEYINLDTEF from the coding sequence ATGAAAACCGATCCAGCATTGGAAACTTCCCGGGAATCCTTTATGGAGGACCATTTTACCGGAAAAGAAGAAACCCCCTTGCGGGAAGATGCGTTCCGTTTGAGCGATGAAGAAAAGATCGACCGCATCCGCCAGAATGTGCGGGATATTTTGCTCACCCTGGGCATGGACCTGAACGACGACAGCCTCCGGGGCACCCCGGACCGTGTGGCGAAAATGTACGTAAAGGAAATCTTTGCCGGGTTGCACCCGGACCGCCGCCCCAAATCTTCGACCTTCGACAACAAATACAAGTATGGGGAGATGCTGGTGGAGAAGAATATTACGGTGTACAGCACCTGTGAACACCACCTGCTGCCAATTGTCGGCAAGGCCCATATTGCCTATATTTCCGGCGGTTCAGTGGTTGGTTTATCCAAGATGAACCGCATTGTCGACTACTACGCGAGGCGCCCTCAGGTACAGGAGCGGATGAACATCCAGATCGTCCGCGAACTGCAGCGGGTTTTGGGCACCGAAGACGTCGCATGCGTCATCGATGCCAAGCACCTCTGCGTCAATTCCCGCGGGATCCGCGACGTGGACAGCAGCACGGTGACCTCGGAATACGGGGGCCGATTCAAGGAAGAAGAATCACTCCGACGGGAATTCCTGGAATACATCAACCTGGATACCGAATTTTAA
- a CDS encoding T9SS type B sorting domain-containing protein, with product MYKRRRQTGLAAGLFLLVASWGTAQISPDCQTAIPICSNTPVNGGTSGYGTDDFGGAATSGCLEPTLSGYIESNSAWYRFRTGAAGQLGFNISFDPSEDWDFALYRASDCGSLGEPVRCNFFDNRDREVYMGVGEDPSGNADTFLYEPWLDVQPGEDYYLLINNFSNTNSGFSIQFSGQIFEDHPYDALDCSIISNLLGPPVAACEGDAVLLDGTTSSATGYQWYADSGSGFSLIPGETSGTYSATAAAMYRIVVDLPDGSQEVSDVQVGFSPAARSEPVADAMICSGDPPYYLPARDAEALGTQDPGEFRVTYHASNFDAQAGIAALPDNWSPGPGNHTVYVRVTSLENPNCYDASSQFELEVLLTPNLDFDEQVYICDNGGSAFIGLSQAEPGVAYSWQDGLSGPGRTVSQAGTFTLTASTGSGGGICTAQRTVEVILSAPPSISDILVEDLSASNRVTVETQASGNFEYALNDGAFQSSPVFEGVPAGSHQVRMRDALGCGEITETITVVGYLPFFTPNGDGQHDRWHIRGIETLTDPVVHIFDRYGKLLKQMDGTSAGWDGTFRGRLLPGADYWFRLTYTDSNGQRVEARYLNAHFALKR from the coding sequence ATGTATAAAAGACGCAGACAAACCGGCCTGGCGGCAGGTCTTTTCCTGTTGGTGGCATCCTGGGGGACCGCACAGATTTCCCCGGATTGCCAGACGGCTATTCCGATTTGCAGCAATACCCCCGTGAACGGGGGGACTTCCGGGTATGGCACCGACGATTTCGGGGGCGCGGCAACTTCGGGTTGCCTGGAGCCCACCCTCTCGGGTTATATCGAATCGAATTCCGCCTGGTATCGTTTCCGGACGGGGGCTGCCGGGCAACTGGGCTTCAACATTTCCTTTGACCCGTCCGAGGACTGGGATTTTGCCCTGTATCGCGCCTCGGATTGCGGTAGCCTCGGGGAGCCGGTACGCTGCAATTTTTTCGACAACCGGGACCGCGAAGTCTATATGGGGGTAGGGGAAGACCCTTCGGGAAATGCGGATACCTTCCTGTACGAACCCTGGCTGGACGTACAGCCCGGGGAGGATTACTACCTGCTCATCAACAATTTCAGCAATACGAATTCCGGGTTTTCCATCCAGTTTTCGGGCCAGATCTTTGAGGACCATCCGTATGATGCCCTGGACTGCTCCATCATCAGTAACCTGCTGGGGCCACCTGTAGCGGCCTGCGAAGGCGATGCGGTACTGCTGGATGGAACGACTTCGTCTGCCACGGGCTACCAGTGGTATGCGGATTCGGGGTCCGGTTTTAGCCTCATTCCCGGGGAAACATCCGGAACCTATTCGGCAACTGCAGCAGCCATGTACCGTATCGTGGTCGACCTGCCGGACGGCTCCCAGGAAGTCAGCGATGTCCAGGTGGGCTTCAGCCCTGCAGCCCGGTCCGAACCCGTAGCCGATGCGATGATCTGCAGCGGCGACCCGCCCTATTACTTGCCTGCCCGGGATGCCGAAGCCCTGGGAACCCAGGACCCCGGGGAGTTCCGCGTAACCTATCACGCCAGCAATTTCGATGCACAGGCGGGGATCGCCGCCCTGCCGGACAACTGGTCTCCGGGCCCGGGGAACCATACGGTTTATGTGCGGGTGACCTCCCTGGAAAACCCGAATTGTTACGACGCCTCCTCCCAATTTGAACTGGAGGTCCTGTTGACCCCGAACCTGGATTTTGACGAGCAGGTATATATCTGCGACAATGGCGGCAGCGCCTTCATCGGGCTGTCCCAGGCGGAACCGGGGGTGGCCTACAGCTGGCAGGACGGCCTGTCCGGCCCCGGGCGTACGGTCAGCCAGGCGGGCACCTTTACGCTTACCGCTTCCACCGGTTCAGGAGGGGGCATCTGTACGGCCCAGCGCACCGTGGAGGTTATCCTCTCGGCCCCCCCGAGCATTTCGGATATCCTGGTGGAAGACCTGTCCGCGTCGAACCGCGTGACGGTGGAAACCCAGGCCTCAGGGAACTTTGAATACGCCCTGAATGACGGCGCCTTCCAGTCGAGTCCCGTATTTGAAGGCGTACCAGCCGGATCCCATCAGGTACGGATGCGGGATGCCCTCGGTTGCGGGGAGATTACCGAGACGATTACGGTTGTGGGCTACCTGCCATTTTTCACCCCCAACGGGGACGGACAACACGACCGCTGGCACATTCGCGGCATCGAAACGCTCACCGACCCGGTGGTGCACATTTTTGACCGTTACGGGAAACTGCTCAAACAAATGGACGGCACCTCCGCCGGATGGGACGGTACATTTCGCGGGCGCCTGTTGCCCGGTGCCGACTACTGGTTCCGCCTGACCTACACGGACTCCAACGGCCAGCGGGTGGAAGCCCGGTACCTGAATGCGCATTTCGCCCTGAAACGCTGA
- a CDS encoding T9SS type B sorting domain-containing protein, whose product MKNYLVLLLGCLLYVPAVTAQNSPDCRSAIPVCADTVRTWFADGGGDIDDFDPDVIRQSGCLEKGSNTSANIENNTSWFVFRAGTGGQIGFDIEALPGASGTVTAEWDFALYGPDVDCADISNGTAQPIRCNYEVNDTNFTGVGINPENGQVGAPHLTGSQNTYDAFLEVQPGEIYYLLINNYNTNFDGDPEPFSLTFTGNSVNTNQDTALDCTLRDEFLGLDITACEGDPDIVLSALNSPAGPDIADIVWSVDYDDDGTIDATLASGPGETELTVSSPDSGRYFVEVTATTSEVYADDILITFYGEPQLDRVDILADLSDSNNIEIIPVGNGDYEYAINGGPFQESPIFNDVPPGINTVVINDRNGCGTTEPTEFLVIGYPKFFTPNADGIHDTWHILGIEELTEPVVFIFDRYGKLLKQIDETSVGWDGNFNGRPLPSSDYWFRLEYSRDEQGVLVANLVRAHFTLKR is encoded by the coding sequence ATGAAGAACTACCTGGTATTACTCCTGGGCTGCCTGCTTTATGTCCCGGCCGTGACCGCCCAGAACTCACCGGATTGCCGGTCGGCCATCCCGGTCTGCGCGGATACCGTGCGCACGTGGTTTGCAGACGGCGGGGGCGATATCGACGATTTTGACCCGGACGTCATCCGCCAATCGGGTTGCCTGGAAAAAGGCAGCAATACTTCTGCGAATATCGAGAACAATACGTCCTGGTTTGTTTTCCGGGCGGGTACCGGGGGGCAGATAGGCTTTGATATCGAGGCGCTTCCGGGAGCGTCGGGGACTGTGACCGCTGAATGGGACTTTGCCCTGTACGGCCCGGATGTGGATTGTGCGGATATCAGCAATGGCACGGCCCAGCCCATCCGGTGCAACTACGAGGTGAACGACACCAATTTTACCGGGGTGGGCATCAACCCGGAAAACGGGCAGGTTGGCGCACCCCACCTGACGGGGAGCCAGAACACCTACGACGCGTTCCTCGAGGTACAACCCGGGGAAATCTACTACCTGCTCATCAACAATTACAACACAAATTTTGACGGGGACCCCGAACCCTTTTCGCTGACTTTTACCGGGAATTCGGTAAACACCAACCAGGACACGGCCCTGGACTGTACGCTTCGGGATGAATTCCTCGGCCTGGACATCACCGCCTGCGAAGGCGACCCGGATATCGTGCTGAGTGCCCTGAATTCCCCGGCGGGCCCGGATATTGCGGATATTGTCTGGTCGGTGGATTACGACGACGACGGCACGATCGACGCGACCCTCGCCTCGGGGCCCGGGGAAACCGAACTAACGGTCTCCAGCCCGGATTCCGGCCGGTATTTTGTGGAAGTCACCGCAACGACCTCGGAGGTGTATGCGGACGATATCCTGATTACCTTCTATGGGGAACCCCAACTGGACCGGGTGGACATCCTCGCGGATTTGTCGGACAGCAACAACATTGAGATCATCCCGGTGGGGAACGGGGATTACGAGTACGCCATCAACGGCGGGCCATTCCAGGAGTCCCCGATTTTCAACGACGTCCCCCCGGGGATCAACACGGTGGTCATCAACGACCGGAACGGATGCGGGACCACCGAACCCACCGAATTCCTGGTAATCGGCTACCCGAAGTTCTTTACCCCGAATGCGGACGGCATCCACGATACCTGGCACATCCTCGGGATTGAAGAGCTCACCGAACCGGTGGTGTTCATCTTTGACCGGTATGGAAAACTCCTCAAGCAGATTGACGAGACAAGTGTGGGATGGGACGGCAATTTCAACGGCCGGCCCCTCCCGTCTTCCGACTACTGGTTCCGCCTGGAATACAGCCGGGACGAACAGGGGGTCCTGGTGGCGAACCTGGTCCGGGCCCACTTTACGCTGAAGCGGTAG
- a CDS encoding OmpP1/FadL family transporter: MKRIFTFILLGLCVNATAQTVNDVLRYGLEETQGSARFQAMGGAFGALGGDLSSLNINPAGSAVFSNNILTVSGGNYNRDNTAGFGPAGGTLEGLNAVELNQVGGVFVFKSTEGAAWNKLALGVNYDMVENFDDSYRIIGSNPNGIDTYFLNFAQGVPLGPLRVREGETVVDAYLDIGSSLGFADQQAFLGFQAGFIDPVDPDDDGNTDYFSNADYSTVNQDYIQSTNGYNSKFTLNFSGQYQESFYLGASLNFHSVLYERLTFLDESGYDAGSPIQSATFDSFLHTEGSGFSMQIGAIARLGDVVRIGGAYQSPTWYRLTDDFSQAANSDFADKNPNVTNINLGVINLFDTYTIKTPAKVTGSVALVFGPEGLLSFDYDYQDFSNAELRPASDANFASENAYMAEVLGGVSTYRLGGEYRIDRVSLRGGYRYQTSPYKEEGIWGDLEAYSGGIGYSWGPNRLDLSYSRSEQDVTEALYDGGLGDAFINRVNNYVTVGYTLNF; this comes from the coding sequence ATGAAGCGTATATTCACTTTCATCCTGCTCGGCCTGTGCGTTAACGCAACCGCGCAGACCGTCAACGACGTACTCCGATACGGCCTGGAAGAAACCCAGGGATCGGCCCGTTTCCAGGCAATGGGCGGGGCTTTTGGAGCCCTGGGTGGCGACCTGTCCTCCCTGAACATCAACCCGGCCGGATCTGCCGTCTTCAGCAACAACATCCTCACCGTCTCCGGCGGGAACTACAACCGGGACAATACGGCCGGCTTTGGCCCTGCAGGTGGCACCCTGGAAGGGCTCAATGCGGTAGAACTCAACCAGGTTGGAGGCGTATTCGTGTTCAAGAGCACCGAAGGGGCAGCCTGGAACAAACTGGCCCTCGGGGTGAATTACGACATGGTGGAGAATTTTGACGACTCCTACCGGATCATCGGCAGCAACCCCAACGGTATCGACACATACTTCCTGAACTTTGCCCAGGGCGTCCCGCTCGGGCCATTGCGCGTCCGGGAAGGGGAAACCGTGGTGGATGCCTACCTGGATATCGGATCGAGCCTCGGGTTTGCGGACCAGCAGGCATTCCTCGGCTTCCAGGCCGGGTTCATCGACCCGGTAGACCCGGATGACGACGGGAATACGGACTATTTTTCCAATGCGGACTACTCCACCGTCAACCAGGACTACATCCAGAGTACCAACGGGTACAACAGCAAGTTTACACTGAACTTTTCCGGCCAGTACCAGGAGAGTTTCTACCTGGGGGCTTCCCTGAATTTCCATTCCGTCCTGTACGAGCGCCTGACGTTCCTGGACGAAAGCGGTTACGACGCGGGCTCCCCCATTCAGTCGGCCACCTTCGACAGCTTCCTGCATACCGAAGGGTCCGGATTTTCCATGCAAATCGGCGCCATCGCCAGGCTGGGCGATGTAGTACGGATCGGCGGGGCATACCAGTCCCCTACCTGGTACCGCCTCACGGACGATTTCTCCCAGGCGGCCAATTCGGATTTTGCCGACAAAAACCCGAATGTCACCAATATCAACCTGGGGGTGATCAACCTCTTTGACACCTATACGATCAAAACCCCCGCCAAGGTTACCGGGAGTGTCGCCCTGGTATTCGGGCCCGAGGGGTTACTGAGTTTTGACTACGACTACCAGGATTTCTCCAACGCGGAGCTACGCCCTGCATCCGACGCCAATTTCGCCTCGGAAAACGCTTATATGGCTGAAGTACTCGGCGGGGTCTCCACCTATCGCCTGGGCGGGGAATACCGGATCGACCGGGTAAGCCTGCGCGGGGGGTACCGCTACCAGACGAGTCCGTATAAGGAGGAGGGAATCTGGGGAGACCTGGAGGCTTATTCCGGCGGTATTGGCTACAGCTGGGGGCCCAACCGGCTCGACCTCTCCTACAGCCGCAGCGAACAGGACGTCACCGAGGCGCTTTACGACGGCGGCCTGGGGGATGCTTTTATCAACCGCGTAAACAATTACGTTACCGTGGGATATACGCTGAACTTCTAA